In one window of Bradyrhizobium betae DNA:
- a CDS encoding metal-sensing transcriptional repressor, producing MPHGHVHESHPKIVKRLKRAEGHLRRVIEMFDEHRSCLDLAQQLHAVERAVSEAKRTLIYDHVDHCLNTAANGTGKSTVAVVDEFKAISKYL from the coding sequence ATGCCACACGGTCATGTCCACGAATCCCATCCGAAAATCGTCAAACGGCTGAAGCGGGCCGAGGGTCACCTTCGTCGTGTCATCGAGATGTTTGACGAGCATCGATCCTGCCTCGATCTGGCCCAACAGCTTCACGCCGTCGAAAGAGCTGTCAGCGAAGCAAAGCGTACGTTAATCTACGATCACGTCGATCACTGCCTCAACACTGCGGCGAACGGAACCGGAAAATCCACGGTGGCCGTCGTCGATGAGTTCAAGGCCATTTCCAAATACCTGTGA
- a CDS encoding YnfA family protein, with product MLMSVLAYVGAAVAEIAGCFTFWAWLRLGKSALWLLPGMVSLALFAYLLTLVDSEAAGRTYAAYGGVYILASITWLWLVEGQRPDRWDLSGGFICLAGAAVILFAPRS from the coding sequence ATGTTAATGAGTGTTCTGGCTTACGTTGGTGCCGCTGTAGCGGAGATCGCAGGATGCTTCACCTTTTGGGCGTGGCTGCGGCTCGGCAAATCGGCGCTCTGGCTGTTGCCAGGTATGGTCTCTCTAGCGCTCTTCGCTTATCTGCTCACTCTTGTTGACAGCGAAGCCGCCGGTCGGACTTACGCCGCATATGGCGGAGTTTACATTTTGGCGTCGATTACGTGGCTTTGGCTTGTCGAGGGGCAGCGACCCGACCGCTGGGACTTGTCCGGCGGTTTCATTTGTCTAGCTGGCGCTGCGGTAATCTTGTTTGCTCCGAGGTCGTAG
- a CDS encoding efflux RND transporter permease subunit has protein sequence MIERIIDFSVRRRWLVLLITLAAVVSGFWSLTKLPIDAVPDVTNVQVQVNAVAPALTPVEIEKQVTVALETVLAGTPGLESTRSFSRNGFAQITAVFTDRTNIYFARQQVSERINEAKANLPPGVDIKLGPISTGLGEIYWWAVEYAKPGAIAPVRDGQPGWQSDGTYLTPEGERLTDDFQRTVYLRTVQDWIIRPQMKTVPGVAGADAIGGFVKQFQVQPDPTRLISFGLSLDQVIAAIEANNVSRGANYIEQNGEGYVVRASGRVENIEDISQIVVATRAGVPVRVKDVADVAIGKELRTGSASVNGREVVLGTALMLIGGNSRTVAAAADAKIKEISRTLPPGIYAHTVLNRTQLVDATIETVATNLAEGALLVIVVLFLLLGNLRAAVVTACVIPVTMMLTATGMLQGKISANLMSLGALDFGLIVDGAVIIAENCLRHLSERQRELGRALALDERLQTVKESAIEMIRPTVYGQLIIILVYVPLLTFTGVEGKTFEPMALTVIIALVAAFVVSLTFVPAMVALTVTKPVSEQENAIIRTLKAGYAPLLTRVIASPLPAIGVAAVLFIAAGLLFTRLGQEFTPTLDEKNIVMEVKRVPSTSITQSQAMQLQIESVVSKFPQVAFVFSRTGTPDLAADPMPPSASDTYIIVKPQAEWPDPSMTKDDLIKQIEAEASKLPGNKLGFSQPIEMRFNELIAGVREDLAVKVFGDDFEEMQRTAGSIASVLRRIDGAQNVKVEETTGLPFLEIKIDKAEIARRGLSLLAVQDVIEAAVGGRVAGLVFEGDRRFQIIVRLNDALRNDIAALENLPVQLPRLTANAAVASVPLRALATFEQTEGANQISRENGKRRVVATAEVRGRDIGSLVAEAQAAVGEKVKLAPGTWLSWGGQFENFSVARQRLMFVVPGCFLLIFLLLFGALGSARDALLVFSAVPLALTGGIAALWLRGMPFSISAAVGFIALSGVAVLNGLVMLSQIRRLISEGVGTSAAISQGALTRFRPVIMTALVASLGFVPMALATGTGAEVQKPLATVVIGGLLSATLLTLLVLPALYSYFASVESQTKSDRAFAPRRAAE, from the coding sequence ATGATCGAACGCATCATCGATTTTTCGGTCCGGCGCCGATGGCTGGTCCTACTGATCACGCTGGCGGCGGTCGTATCGGGCTTCTGGTCCCTGACCAAGCTTCCGATCGATGCGGTTCCCGACGTCACCAACGTCCAGGTCCAGGTCAACGCCGTGGCCCCGGCGCTGACGCCTGTCGAAATCGAGAAGCAGGTCACCGTCGCGCTGGAGACGGTGCTGGCCGGCACGCCCGGTTTGGAATCGACGCGGTCCTTTTCGCGAAACGGTTTTGCCCAGATCACGGCCGTGTTCACCGACCGCACGAACATCTACTTCGCGCGCCAGCAGGTCTCGGAACGTATCAACGAGGCCAAGGCCAATCTTCCGCCCGGTGTGGACATCAAGCTTGGGCCGATCTCGACGGGTCTGGGCGAGATCTACTGGTGGGCGGTCGAGTACGCCAAGCCTGGCGCAATTGCGCCGGTGCGCGACGGGCAGCCCGGATGGCAATCCGACGGGACCTACCTCACGCCCGAAGGTGAGCGCCTGACCGACGATTTTCAGCGCACCGTATATCTGCGCACCGTACAGGACTGGATCATCCGCCCGCAGATGAAGACGGTCCCCGGGGTGGCTGGCGCCGACGCCATCGGTGGCTTCGTCAAGCAGTTTCAGGTGCAGCCCGACCCAACGCGGCTGATCAGCTTTGGACTGTCGCTCGACCAGGTAATCGCGGCCATCGAGGCCAACAACGTCAGTCGCGGCGCCAACTACATCGAACAAAATGGCGAAGGTTACGTGGTACGCGCCAGCGGCCGCGTCGAAAATATCGAAGACATCTCGCAGATCGTCGTCGCCACGCGGGCCGGCGTGCCGGTCCGCGTCAAGGATGTCGCCGACGTCGCAATCGGAAAGGAATTGCGCACCGGCAGCGCCAGCGTCAACGGCCGCGAGGTTGTCCTTGGAACGGCGCTGATGCTGATCGGAGGCAACAGCCGCACGGTCGCGGCGGCGGCGGATGCGAAGATCAAAGAGATCAGCCGCACGCTTCCGCCCGGCATCTATGCCCACACCGTGCTCAACCGCACGCAATTGGTCGATGCCACCATCGAGACTGTCGCCACCAACCTGGCGGAAGGCGCACTGCTCGTCATCGTCGTGCTCTTTCTCTTGTTGGGCAACCTGCGGGCTGCCGTGGTGACCGCGTGCGTCATCCCGGTCACCATGATGTTGACCGCAACGGGCATGCTGCAGGGCAAGATCAGCGCCAATCTCATGAGCCTGGGCGCCTTGGATTTCGGACTGATCGTGGACGGCGCCGTGATCATCGCGGAGAACTGCCTCCGCCATCTTTCCGAGCGCCAGCGCGAGCTTGGGCGGGCGCTGGCGCTGGACGAACGGCTCCAGACCGTCAAGGAATCGGCCATCGAAATGATCCGGCCGACGGTCTACGGCCAGCTCATCATCATTCTCGTCTACGTGCCGCTGCTGACGTTCACGGGCGTTGAGGGCAAGACGTTCGAGCCGATGGCGCTGACGGTCATCATCGCGCTCGTCGCGGCCTTCGTCGTCTCGCTGACGTTCGTCCCGGCCATGGTCGCGCTGACCGTCACCAAACCTGTCAGCGAGCAGGAAAACGCCATCATCCGCACGCTGAAGGCCGGCTATGCGCCGCTGTTGACGCGGGTGATCGCGTCACCGCTGCCGGCCATCGGCGTTGCCGCGGTTCTGTTCATCGCCGCGGGTTTGCTGTTCACGCGGCTGGGACAGGAGTTCACGCCGACGCTGGACGAAAAGAACATCGTGATGGAGGTCAAGCGTGTCCCGAGCACGTCCATAACCCAATCGCAGGCGATGCAACTCCAGATCGAGAGCGTCGTCAGCAAATTTCCCCAAGTGGCGTTCGTGTTCTCCCGCACCGGAACGCCGGACCTCGCCGCCGACCCGATGCCACCGAGCGCGTCCGACACCTACATCATCGTCAAGCCGCAGGCCGAGTGGCCCGACCCGTCGATGACGAAAGACGATCTCATCAAGCAGATCGAAGCGGAAGCCTCGAAACTTCCGGGCAACAAGCTGGGCTTCTCCCAGCCCATCGAAATGCGGTTCAATGAGCTAATCGCGGGCGTACGCGAGGATCTGGCGGTCAAGGTCTTCGGCGACGATTTCGAGGAGATGCAGCGGACCGCGGGCAGCATCGCCAGTGTGCTGCGCCGCATCGACGGCGCCCAGAACGTCAAGGTGGAAGAGACCACCGGTCTTCCGTTCCTGGAGATCAAGATCGACAAGGCCGAAATCGCCCGCCGCGGCCTCAGCCTGCTCGCGGTCCAGGATGTGATCGAAGCCGCGGTCGGCGGCCGGGTTGCCGGGCTGGTGTTCGAGGGCGATCGGCGTTTCCAGATCATCGTCAGGCTGAACGATGCGCTGCGCAACGATATCGCGGCGCTGGAAAACCTGCCGGTCCAATTGCCGCGACTGACTGCAAATGCCGCCGTGGCGTCCGTGCCCCTTCGCGCTCTGGCGACCTTCGAGCAAACCGAAGGCGCCAACCAGATCAGCCGCGAGAACGGCAAGCGGCGTGTCGTCGCGACGGCCGAAGTCCGTGGACGGGATATCGGATCGCTGGTTGCCGAGGCACAGGCGGCCGTTGGCGAGAAGGTCAAACTGGCACCAGGGACCTGGCTCTCCTGGGGCGGGCAGTTCGAGAATTTCTCCGTCGCCCGGCAGCGTCTGATGTTCGTGGTCCCCGGCTGTTTCCTCTTAATATTTCTGCTGCTGTTCGGTGCCCTCGGTTCGGCGCGGGACGCGCTTCTGGTCTTCAGCGCGGTGCCCCTCGCGCTCACGGGAGGCATCGCTGCGCTATGGTTGCGCGGCATGCCATTCTCGATCTCGGCCGCCGTCGGCTTTATCGCACTCTCCGGGGTCGCGGTCCTGAACGGATTGGTGATGCTCAGCCAGATTCGAAGACTGATTTCGGAAGGTGTGGGTACAAGCGCGGCCATCAGCCAAGGCGCTCTGACACGGTTTCGTCCGGTCATCATGACGGCATTGGTCGCCTCGCTCGGCTTTGTGCCGATGGCGCTTGCGACGGGTACAGGGGCCGAGGTGCAGAAGCCGCTGGCGACCGTAGTGATCGGCGGGCTGTTGAGCGCGACACTGCTTACCTTGCTCGTCTTGCCGGCGCTCTATTCCTACTTCGCGTCCGTCGAAAGCCAGACAAAGTCCGACCGTGCGTTCGCTCCACGCCGGGCCGCCGAATAG
- the soxB gene encoding thiosulfohydrolase SoxB encodes MKLRRRDLLKFASAAVVSTGMPRIGRAAGDANVYDLERFGNARILHMTDTHAQLLPNHFREPNINLGVGVMQGRPPHLVGRAFLDYFQIEPGSANAHAFTYLDFEKSAERYGKLGGFANLKTLIDRLRSEAGPGRSLLLDGGDLWQGSGLANTMQGADMVEVANLLGIEAMTGHWEFTYGEDVLRRNLKNFKGEFLAQNVFLTEEAAFNDAEAFDTASGRVFKPATIKELGGFRVAVIGQALPYVPIAHPKRFTPDWTFGIRDEELQKLVNSLRANDKVDAVVLLSHNGMDVDLKLASKVSGIDVILGGHTHDAVPRPVSVANPGGKTLVTNAGSAGKFLAVLDLDLAKGHVRDVRYTLLPVFANLIKPAPEMTALIERLRAPYAVAYADKIATADHLLYRRGNFNGTMDQLICDALRQELDTEIALSPGFRWGTTVLSGQSITMEDILTETAITYPEIYPLTMTGSQIKDVMEDVCDNLFNDNPYYQQGGDMVRIGGMTYTCAPKGIVGRRISDLKLENGGAIEAYKSYRVAGWASVNEQKGAPVWDVFAKYLRSGKVISRKEAGVTLKDVAENPGVARQD; translated from the coding sequence ATGAAACTCCGCCGCCGGGATTTGCTTAAATTCGCGAGCGCGGCCGTCGTATCGACGGGTATGCCACGCATCGGTCGCGCTGCGGGCGACGCCAACGTTTACGATCTCGAACGCTTCGGCAATGCGCGGATTCTACATATGACCGATACCCACGCGCAGCTTTTACCAAATCATTTCCGTGAACCGAACATCAATCTCGGTGTTGGCGTCATGCAGGGCCGTCCGCCGCATCTCGTTGGCCGCGCCTTTCTCGACTACTTTCAAATCGAGCCGGGAAGCGCGAACGCGCACGCATTTACATATCTCGATTTCGAGAAATCGGCAGAACGTTATGGCAAATTGGGTGGCTTCGCCAATCTCAAAACACTGATTGACCGCTTGCGCAGCGAAGCCGGACCCGGGCGATCGCTTCTTCTGGACGGTGGAGATCTTTGGCAGGGCAGTGGTCTCGCCAATACCATGCAAGGAGCCGACATGGTCGAGGTGGCGAACCTGCTCGGCATCGAGGCAATGACGGGGCATTGGGAGTTTACCTATGGCGAAGATGTTTTGCGTCGCAACCTTAAGAACTTCAAAGGCGAATTTCTCGCGCAAAATGTGTTTCTGACAGAAGAGGCCGCATTCAATGACGCCGAGGCGTTCGACACCGCATCCGGACGGGTTTTCAAACCAGCGACGATCAAGGAACTGGGTGGGTTCCGCGTTGCCGTGATCGGACAGGCTCTCCCGTACGTGCCGATCGCCCATCCCAAGCGGTTTACACCAGATTGGACGTTCGGCATCCGCGACGAAGAACTGCAAAAACTGGTCAATTCCTTGCGCGCAAATGACAAGGTAGATGCGGTCGTTCTGCTCTCACACAACGGAATGGACGTTGACCTCAAGCTCGCCAGCAAAGTGAGCGGTATCGACGTTATTCTCGGCGGCCATACCCATGACGCCGTTCCACGGCCTGTCAGCGTCGCGAATCCGGGCGGGAAGACGCTTGTGACGAATGCTGGTTCGGCCGGAAAATTCCTTGCTGTACTCGATCTCGATCTCGCAAAAGGCCACGTCCGCGATGTGCGCTACACGTTGCTCCCCGTGTTCGCGAACCTGATCAAGCCGGCCCCGGAAATGACCGCGCTGATTGAACGCTTGCGCGCGCCTTATGCCGTTGCGTATGCAGATAAAATTGCAACCGCGGATCATCTGCTTTATCGCCGTGGAAATTTCAACGGCACCATGGATCAGTTGATTTGCGACGCCTTGCGGCAGGAGCTTGATACGGAAATTGCCTTGTCGCCGGGCTTTCGGTGGGGAACGACGGTGCTGTCCGGTCAGTCCATAACCATGGAGGACATTCTCACCGAAACGGCAATCACTTATCCGGAGATCTATCCACTTACCATGACCGGTAGTCAGATCAAGGACGTCATGGAAGACGTCTGCGACAATCTCTTCAACGATAATCCCTATTATCAGCAAGGTGGCGATATGGTCCGCATCGGCGGCATGACATACACCTGCGCACCAAAGGGAATAGTAGGACGGCGGATATCTGACTTGAAGCTTGAAAATGGCGGCGCGATCGAGGCTTACAAGAGCTATCGGGTGGCTGGCTGGGCTTCCGTCAACGAGCAAAAGGGCGCGCCAGTCTGGGACGTATTCGCAAAATATCTACGAAGCGGCAAAGTCATCTCCAGAAAAGAAGCCGGAGTGACGCTAAAGGATGTCGCCGAAAACCCGGGCGTTGCCCGACAAGATTGA
- a CDS encoding acyltransferase family protein, which yields MMVSASDWSHRLCSFKQVSVDANRFMVERYARQFRVNEGLGHHVRFIGCNFLIFFMLRVYPLSMTQLEVQPQLSSIQYLRGIAAMMVVFFHANGMTAEYFGSTWSPLGAAGVDIFFVISGFIMWVTTGARRTPASFIQHRIVRVVPLYWCVTLALFSSWVIFRNSTPLPPLENLLKSLLFIPHISARTGQIEPLLIAGWTLNFEMFFYAIFALSLLLSGRYRAILVFSVLTSLVMIGQVFSSSNPVMITYTSPLLLEFALGCLLGLIYQYQLLPRPSLGVTLCILGVVLLCVAGTDSAADLSFRRLLYWGAPSVLIVAGFVSLEPTARDNRLLSLLGAASYSIYLTHSLSLAALKSLVFALGLQNYQFVPSIFVVAGFVGSAVIGICAYHLLERPLLSFFKRLVSRNAPSWSGNDPISTPSNTTR from the coding sequence ATGATGGTCAGCGCTAGCGATTGGTCACACCGTCTCTGTTCGTTCAAACAGGTCTCTGTTGATGCCAATCGCTTCATGGTCGAGAGGTATGCTCGGCAGTTTAGGGTTAATGAAGGGTTGGGCCATCATGTCCGCTTTATTGGCTGCAATTTTCTGATTTTTTTCATGCTTCGAGTTTATCCTTTGTCCATGACCCAGTTGGAAGTGCAGCCCCAGCTTTCCAGTATTCAATATCTGCGCGGCATTGCCGCGATGATGGTGGTGTTCTTCCACGCGAATGGCATGACAGCAGAGTATTTTGGCTCGACATGGTCGCCGCTTGGCGCCGCCGGCGTCGATATCTTTTTCGTCATTAGCGGATTCATCATGTGGGTTACGACTGGGGCAAGGCGAACGCCTGCCTCGTTTATCCAGCACCGCATCGTCAGAGTCGTGCCACTCTACTGGTGCGTGACCTTGGCGCTATTTTCGAGTTGGGTCATATTCCGAAATTCAACGCCGCTCCCGCCGCTCGAGAATCTTCTGAAGTCCCTGCTGTTCATTCCCCACATCTCGGCCCGAACCGGACAAATTGAGCCACTTCTGATCGCCGGATGGACGCTCAATTTTGAAATGTTCTTCTATGCGATATTTGCCCTCTCGCTGCTGTTGTCTGGGCGATATAGAGCAATTCTCGTTTTCTCCGTTCTCACGTCACTGGTAATGATTGGTCAGGTTTTCTCGTCATCGAACCCGGTGATGATAACTTATACCAGTCCACTTCTGTTAGAATTTGCTTTGGGCTGTTTGCTAGGATTGATCTATCAATACCAACTGCTGCCGCGACCTTCTCTAGGCGTTACGCTCTGCATCCTCGGGGTCGTCTTGCTTTGCGTTGCAGGTACTGACTCTGCAGCCGATCTTAGTTTTCGAAGGTTGCTGTACTGGGGAGCGCCGAGCGTCCTGATTGTTGCGGGATTTGTCAGCCTTGAGCCGACCGCACGCGATAATCGTCTACTATCTCTGTTGGGCGCCGCGTCTTACTCTATCTATCTCACCCACAGCCTTTCCTTAGCCGCTCTCAAAAGCCTGGTTTTTGCGCTCGGTCTACAGAACTATCAGTTTGTGCCAAGCATCTTTGTGGTCGCCGGTTTCGTTGGAAGCGCGGTTATCGGCATTTGCGCCTATCATTTGTTAGAACGGCCGCTTCTCTCCTTCTTTAAGAGGCTCGTCTCACGGAACGCTCCATCCTGGAGTGGAAACGATCCTATCTCGACGCCATCCAACACGACACGGTAG
- a CDS encoding PadR family transcriptional regulator, whose translation MKFDDLLTGFIRLHILHHAAEMEIYGQWMIDELSRHGYRLSPGTLYPMLHAMERKGYLTSRVQREGSVGRKLYKATRLGKQGLKLAKARVREFIGEAVER comes from the coding sequence ATGAAGTTCGACGATCTCCTCACCGGTTTCATTCGGCTCCACATCCTGCACCACGCGGCAGAGATGGAGATCTACGGCCAGTGGATGATCGACGAGCTGTCACGCCACGGCTATCGGCTCAGTCCGGGAACCCTGTACCCGATGCTCCATGCGATGGAACGCAAGGGCTATCTGACTTCGCGCGTGCAGCGCGAAGGGAGCGTCGGGCGAAAACTCTACAAGGCTACCAGATTGGGCAAACAGGGGCTCAAATTGGCGAAGGCTCGGGTTCGGGAGTTTATCGGCGAAGCGGTGGAGCGTTAA
- a CDS encoding multicopper oxidase family protein: MTMDRRRLLQAGGITALSAALPELVQAQASLSPQGAADHTIRIGNGLVELAPDRIISTTTYNGQFPGPLLRFKEGQQVVVDIHNDTDTPEQLHWHGQTIPVDVDGASEEGTPFVPAHAMRASLAKGMPHGFEVGYSLFSINGRILGHGDPIRVKAGERVLFHIVNGSATEIRSLALPGHSFDVIALDGNPVPTPARAPVLWLGTAERISAIVEMNHPGVWVMGDLADDDRTRGMGIVIEYAGKTGKPKWTKPAPYKWDYTHFGKSDADGPAPDETIEMMFTKKNAANQGFNEWRINDMAFSMDKMEPMFHLRQGKRYRLRMRNASDDIHPVHLHRHSFELTRIAGKATAGIMKDVVMLGGYQEVEVDFVADNPGLTLFHCHRQLHMDFGFMALFDYV, from the coding sequence ATGACAATGGATCGGCGTCGACTGCTGCAAGCTGGGGGAATTACAGCGCTCTCGGCTGCGCTCCCCGAATTGGTCCAGGCTCAGGCTTCCTTATCGCCCCAAGGCGCAGCAGATCATACGATCCGGATTGGCAATGGGCTCGTTGAACTGGCGCCCGATCGGATCATTTCCACCACCACCTATAACGGGCAGTTTCCCGGGCCCCTTCTGCGCTTCAAGGAAGGCCAGCAGGTCGTTGTCGATATCCATAACGACACCGATACGCCCGAACAACTGCACTGGCATGGGCAGACCATACCGGTGGATGTGGATGGCGCATCCGAAGAAGGAACGCCCTTTGTCCCTGCGCATGCCATGCGCGCCTCCTTGGCCAAGGGCATGCCGCACGGTTTCGAGGTCGGTTACAGCCTGTTCTCGATCAATGGCCGAATATTGGGTCACGGCGACCCAATCCGCGTGAAGGCAGGTGAGCGCGTCTTGTTTCATATCGTCAACGGAAGCGCGACTGAAATCCGGAGCCTCGCCTTGCCGGGGCATAGCTTTGACGTGATCGCATTGGACGGCAATCCCGTTCCCACACCAGCACGTGCGCCGGTCCTGTGGTTGGGAACCGCCGAACGTATATCGGCGATCGTTGAGATGAATCATCCCGGCGTGTGGGTGATGGGCGACCTTGCGGACGACGACCGCACAAGGGGCATGGGCATCGTGATCGAGTATGCCGGGAAAACCGGGAAACCAAAATGGACTAAGCCCGCGCCATACAAATGGGACTACACGCATTTCGGGAAGTCTGATGCCGACGGACCTGCCCCGGATGAAACCATCGAGATGATGTTCACCAAAAAGAACGCGGCCAATCAAGGCTTCAACGAATGGCGCATCAATGACATGGCGTTCTCAATGGACAAAATGGAGCCGATGTTTCATCTGCGTCAAGGGAAACGTTATCGACTTCGCATGCGCAACGCCAGCGATGACATCCATCCTGTTCATCTGCATCGGCATAGCTTCGAATTGACTCGGATCGCTGGCAAAGCAACAGCCGGGATCATGAAGGATGTCGTCATGTTGGGTGGTTATCAGGAGGTGGAAGTGGACTTTGTGGCGGACAACCCCGGCTTGACTCTTTTCCATTGCCACCGACAGCTGCATATGGACTTCGGCTTCATGGCGCTTTTCGATTACGTCTAG
- the chrA gene encoding chromate efflux transporter codes for MSSDATEGRVREVFTAFLKLGLTSFGGPIAHLGYFRDEFVVRRKWLDETAYADLVALCQFLPGPASSQVGFSLGVLRGNGLFGGLAAWFAFTMPSALILFAFAMGAAVFTGPVAEGFLHGLKLVAVAVVAQAIWGMARTLTPDRARAGIALSAVAIVVVFVGSFGQIAAIAIGACAGLWLCQGEVAPLSGHLNFPVTRRRGIIALVLFAALLLIPPIVVTATSSQGLALFDAFYRSGAFVFGGGHVVLPLLQAQVATPGWVTNEAFLAGYGLAQAVPGPLFTFSAYLGAVMGAAPSGLAGAAIALVAVFLPGMLLVYGALPFWDAMRTRPSAQAAMRGSNAAVVGILGAALYNPVWISAVLTPRDFALALAGFLLLTVWKAPPWIVVALLAGAGVLSSLA; via the coding sequence ATGAGCAGTGATGCAACCGAAGGCCGGGTCAGGGAGGTCTTTACGGCATTCCTGAAGTTAGGCCTGACGTCTTTCGGCGGCCCCATTGCCCATCTCGGATACTTCCGCGATGAATTTGTGGTGCGGCGCAAATGGCTCGACGAGACAGCCTATGCGGACCTGGTCGCGTTGTGTCAGTTTCTTCCCGGACCTGCCTCCAGCCAAGTTGGTTTTTCTCTCGGTGTTCTGCGCGGCAATGGCCTTTTTGGTGGCCTTGCCGCGTGGTTCGCCTTCACCATGCCGTCGGCCCTGATCCTGTTCGCCTTTGCGATGGGCGCAGCCGTGTTCACAGGACCGGTTGCCGAAGGCTTCCTACACGGTCTCAAGCTCGTCGCTGTCGCCGTCGTCGCACAAGCCATCTGGGGCATGGCGCGAACCCTGACACCCGATCGAGCCCGCGCTGGCATTGCACTTTCCGCAGTTGCGATCGTTGTCGTTTTCGTCGGATCGTTCGGACAGATCGCGGCGATTGCGATCGGTGCCTGCGCGGGGCTTTGGCTCTGTCAGGGGGAGGTCGCGCCGCTTTCCGGGCATCTGAATTTCCCGGTTACGCGACGGAGAGGTATTATCGCGCTCGTTCTCTTCGCGGCGCTTCTTCTGATTCCTCCGATCGTCGTTACTGCGACCAGTTCCCAGGGGCTCGCCTTGTTCGACGCGTTCTACCGGTCTGGCGCGTTTGTCTTTGGCGGCGGTCATGTCGTGCTGCCTCTGCTTCAGGCGCAAGTTGCCACACCCGGATGGGTTACCAACGAGGCGTTTCTGGCAGGTTATGGGCTGGCACAGGCGGTGCCGGGACCGCTCTTCACTTTCTCCGCATATCTTGGGGCCGTGATGGGAGCCGCGCCGAGCGGCCTTGCTGGCGCAGCCATTGCTCTCGTCGCAGTGTTCCTTCCGGGTATGCTGCTCGTCTATGGTGCGTTGCCGTTTTGGGATGCGATGCGCACGCGCCCCTCCGCTCAGGCCGCGATGCGTGGTAGCAATGCAGCTGTGGTCGGCATTCTCGGTGCAGCCCTCTACAATCCGGTCTGGATCAGCGCAGTCCTGACGCCGCGCGATTTTGCGCTCGCGCTCGCGGGCTTCCTCCTCCTCACCGTATGGAAGGCGCCGCCATGGATCGTGGTGGCGCTCCTGGCCGGCGCCGGCGTGCTGTCGAGTCTTGCATGA
- a CDS encoding efflux RND transporter periplasmic adaptor subunit, with protein sequence MASRSTIFVVAFAAGAGIFALAPGLSTTVQRAIGIGPQANTAIPPKPSAPEPISGLLPMNDEQIKLAQIDLVEVGPAAIAKRLVVPSSIVPHGDRIAHVSVKLSGTVAELRKNIGDDVVKDEVIAVLESREVADAKSEYLAARLTNDLQQDLFNRDRLLWEAKTGTEQQYLRSRNAAAQTSMRVNIARQKLMALGLAESEIKALPDAPEARLRRQDVVAPITGRVVERKVELGTAVGRDNLETELFVIVDLSRVWVELSVASSDLPLIQEGQSVKISARGLTKTTIGKIVFVSPLVDKDTRTARVVAEIPNAERTWRPGSFVTAAIALNERTVPVVVPATAIQKLEGQPIVFVRTKDGFEKRDVVLGEREDQALEIVSGLTPGEAIAATNTFSLKAELSKPRDED encoded by the coding sequence ATGGCAAGCCGCTCGACCATCTTTGTTGTCGCGTTCGCGGCAGGAGCCGGGATTTTCGCGCTCGCGCCGGGGCTATCGACGACGGTTCAACGGGCAATCGGGATAGGACCGCAGGCCAACACGGCAATTCCGCCCAAGCCGTCGGCACCGGAGCCGATCTCCGGCCTTCTGCCAATGAACGATGAACAGATCAAGCTCGCGCAGATCGATCTGGTCGAGGTAGGACCGGCAGCAATCGCAAAGCGTCTCGTTGTTCCGAGTTCGATCGTTCCGCATGGCGACCGGATCGCGCACGTCTCGGTCAAGCTGTCCGGCACGGTCGCGGAGTTGCGCAAGAATATCGGCGACGACGTCGTCAAGGATGAGGTGATCGCGGTCCTCGAGAGCCGCGAGGTTGCCGACGCCAAGAGCGAGTACCTGGCAGCCCGCCTGACGAACGATCTGCAACAGGATCTGTTCAACCGGGACCGGCTCCTTTGGGAAGCTAAAACCGGCACCGAACAACAATATCTCCGCTCCCGCAACGCCGCTGCGCAGACCAGCATGAGGGTCAATATCGCGCGGCAGAAGCTGATGGCTCTCGGCCTCGCCGAGAGCGAGATCAAGGCGCTTCCGGATGCGCCGGAGGCCCGCCTGCGGCGGCAGGACGTCGTGGCCCCGATCACCGGGCGCGTCGTCGAACGCAAGGTCGAGCTTGGCACGGCGGTCGGCCGCGACAATCTTGAAACGGAACTGTTCGTCATCGTCGACCTCAGCCGTGTCTGGGTGGAATTGTCGGTGGCCTCCTCCGACCTTCCTTTGATCCAGGAAGGGCAATCGGTCAAAATTTCCGCGCGAGGTCTTACCAAGACAACCATCGGCAAGATCGTCTTCGTGAGCCCGCTGGTCGACAAGGATACGCGCACGGCGCGCGTCGTGGCTGAAATCCCCAACGCTGAGCGGACCTGGCGTCCGGGATCGTTCGTCACCGCGGCGATCGCCCTCAACGAGCGGACCGTGCCCGTCGTCGTGCCCGCGACCGCAATTCAAAAGTTGGAAGGCCAACCGATCGTATTCGTCCGGACCAAAGACGGCTTCGAGAAGCGGGACGTCGTGCTTGGCGAGAGAGAGGATCAAGCCCTCGAGATCGTGTCCGGCCTGACGCCCGGCGAGGCCATTGCCGCGACGAACACGTTCTCGCTCAAGGCCGAGCTTTCGAAGCCAAGGGACGAGGACTAA